A genomic segment from Euleptes europaea isolate rEulEur1 chromosome 17, rEulEur1.hap1, whole genome shotgun sequence encodes:
- the PTHLH gene encoding parathyroid hormone-related protein: MFPRLFGRWSFLVFMLSYGAPSSGRSLEWNLRRIKRTVSEYQLLHDKGKSFHETRRRHFLQNLIDGVNTAEIRAMSEDSPNPKPSTIAKNYPVRFGSDDEGKYLTQETNKAQTYKEQPLKTPGKKKKGKAGKRKEQEKKKRRVRSAWPSSRGSGSGMAQIPLLDIFGATHVNARRR, encoded by the exons ATGTTCCCCAGACTCTTTGGACGGTGGAGTTTCCTGGTCTTCATGCTCAGCTACGGAGCCCCCTCCTCGGGGAGGTCGCTGGAATGGAACCTCCGCAGAAT CAAAAGAACAGTATCAGAATATCAGCTGTTGCATGACAAAGGCAAGTCTTTTCATGAAACGCGCAGACGGCACTTCCTGCAAAATTTGATAGACGGGGTGAACACGGCCGAGATCCGAGCCATGTCCGAGGACTCGCCTAACCCTAAACCGTCCACCATCGCCAAGAATTACCCTGTGCGGTTTGGCAGCGACGACGAGGGCAAATACCTGACTCAGGAGACCAACAAAGCTCAGACGTACAAAGAGCAGCCCCTTAAGacaccagggaagaagaagaaagggaaggcCGGGAAACGTaaggagcaggagaagaagaaaaggagagtTCGCTCCGCCTGGCCCAGCTCCAGGGGGTCGGGCAGTGGAATGGCACAGATCCCTCTCTTGGACATCTTTGGTGCTACACATGTCAATGCAAG